One Bacteroidota bacterium DNA window includes the following coding sequences:
- a CDS encoding M28 family peptidase, whose protein sequence is MMKTTIKFLSAIFVFFVLIPSTTAQGRRQGPELTDEQKLLNIMHTIKSQTLYNYIDTLASDEFEGRLSGHIGYDKSADWVIKKFKEWNIKPLGENGTYLQKFPHPYSDVFPGCYVRLNIDHKGENVVKDYIYVDDFIPGSTSGNGEITAEAIYVGYGITAPELGYDDYKGMDVKGKIVVMESEAPVGTSDKDFLKWRDYTFHHYKLLNAVKHGAAGLLYNYGPISNPNNAYVEGFIYSHIGDNIMTDIFAGTGKKPEDLKKEIGEKLKPQSFKTGKIFSIKNNTLYHPEGVTANVIAYIEGSDPVLKNEFIMVGGHLDFMGKNWEIMPGAGDNAAAVAVTLGLAEAMSKLETKMKRSVVFFVIAAEEAALKGVQYFLKNPTTNSLNNIVGFINLEGVGIGHSISCGFAGNYPDFFSYLEGNNNKYIHRYITGAYSTNLARPRQDAVFFDWYGIPVLSLGTFGNAGGAGTYRYHTPYDNITNITPEVTEDITQLLFMSIYQMANADKLDFKRGEMKPQFINKDPNILPD, encoded by the coding sequence ATGATGAAAACGACCATTAAATTTCTATCCGCAATCTTTGTTTTTTTTGTACTCATTCCTTCAACAACGGCGCAAGGTCGTCGACAGGGCCCGGAATTGACTGATGAACAGAAATTATTAAATATTATGCATACCATAAAAAGCCAAACCTTATATAATTATATCGACACTTTAGCGAGTGATGAGTTTGAAGGACGGCTATCCGGACATATTGGGTATGACAAATCAGCCGACTGGGTAATTAAAAAGTTCAAAGAATGGAACATTAAACCTTTGGGTGAAAATGGAACTTATCTGCAAAAATTCCCTCACCCATATTCTGATGTTTTTCCGGGATGCTATGTTCGCCTGAACATTGATCATAAAGGAGAAAATGTCGTTAAAGATTATATCTATGTGGATGATTTTATCCCTGGATCTACCTCTGGAAATGGTGAAATAACAGCTGAAGCAATCTATGTAGGTTATGGAATTACAGCTCCCGAATTAGGTTATGACGATTATAAAGGCATGGATGTAAAAGGGAAGATAGTTGTAATGGAAAGTGAAGCCCCGGTAGGTACTTCCGATAAAGATTTTCTGAAATGGCGTGATTATACCTTCCACCATTATAAACTTTTAAATGCTGTAAAGCATGGTGCAGCCGGATTATTATATAATTATGGCCCGATTTCAAATCCGAATAATGCCTATGTAGAGGGGTTTATTTATTCACATATCGGGGATAACATCATGACTGATATTTTTGCCGGAACCGGTAAAAAACCTGAGGATCTTAAAAAAGAAATAGGGGAAAAACTCAAACCTCAGTCATTTAAAACAGGAAAAATATTCAGCATTAAAAATAATACGCTTTACCATCCGGAAGGGGTCACAGCGAATGTGATTGCTTATATCGAAGGGTCTGACCCGGTGCTTAAAAATGAATTTATTATGGTTGGTGGTCACCTCGATTTCATGGGTAAAAACTGGGAAATTATGCCTGGTGCAGGCGATAATGCTGCTGCTGTTGCCGTTACTTTAGGACTAGCAGAAGCAATGTCGAAACTTGAAACAAAAATGAAACGGTCGGTTGTTTTTTTTGTTATTGCTGCCGAAGAGGCTGCATTAAAAGGAGTTCAGTATTTCCTAAAAAATCCAACTACAAATTCATTAAATAATATCGTTGGCTTTATAAACCTTGAAGGTGTTGGGATTGGCCATAGTATATCTTGTGGATTCGCTGGCAATTATCCTGACTTCTTTTCATATTTAGAGGGAAACAATAATAAATACATACACAGATATATCACGGGAGCTTATTCGACCAACTTGGCCCGACCAAGACAAGATGCAGTTTTTTTCGATTGGTACGGAATTCCGGTGCTCTCTCTTGGTACGTTTGGAAATGCGGGAGGAGCCGGTACTTATCGTTATCATACTCCTTATGATAATATTACTAATATTACGCCGGAAGTCACAGAAGATATTACTCAATTATTGTTTATGTCAATCTATCAAATGGCTAATGCAGACAAACTTGATTTCAAGCGTGGAGAAATGAAACCTCAATTTATCAATAAGGATCCAAATATTTTGCCTGATTAA
- a CDS encoding glycine--tRNA ligase encodes MANEELFKKIIAHAKEYGFVFQSSEIYDGLSAVYDYGQNGAELKKNIKDYWWKSMVQYHENIVGIDSAIFMHPTIWKASGHVDAFSDPMIDNKDSKKRYRADVLVEDFIAKIESKIEKEVDKAASRFGESFDKTQFLATNQRVLDNQLKIDDIKNRLYPAMDANDFAGIKKLIEDLEIACPLSGSRNWTEVRQFNLMFSTQIGSLSEEANQIYLRPETAQGIFVNYLNVQKTGRMKIPFGIAQIGKAFRNEIVARQFIFRMREFEQMEMQFFVKPGEEMKWYEYWKEARMKWHLSLGIPAENYRFHNHEKLAHYANAAADIEFNFPFGFKELEGIHSRTDFDLGAHQEFSGKKLQYFDPELNESYVPYVVETSIGLDRTFLAILSHAYTEEKLEDGSERVVMKIPPVLAPIKAAILPLMKKDGLPEKAREIMDTLKFDYMCQYEEKDAIGRRYRRYDAIGTPYCITIDHQTLVDQTVTIRERDSMKQERIPIENISGIIAEKLRN; translated from the coding sequence ATGGCAAACGAAGAACTTTTTAAAAAAATCATTGCCCATGCGAAGGAGTATGGCTTTGTTTTTCAGTCAAGCGAAATTTATGATGGACTTAGTGCGGTATATGATTACGGTCAAAACGGAGCTGAGTTAAAGAAAAATATTAAAGATTATTGGTGGAAGTCGATGGTTCAATACCATGAAAATATTGTGGGAATTGATTCTGCTATTTTTATGCATCCTACCATTTGGAAAGCATCGGGACATGTGGATGCTTTTAGTGACCCGATGATCGATAATAAAGATTCAAAAAAGCGTTATCGCGCAGATGTTTTAGTTGAAGATTTTATTGCAAAGATTGAATCCAAAATTGAAAAAGAAGTTGATAAAGCTGCTTCCAGATTTGGAGAATCTTTTGATAAGACTCAATTTTTAGCAACCAATCAAAGGGTGTTGGATAATCAGCTCAAAATCGATGATATCAAAAACCGCTTGTATCCTGCGATGGATGCCAATGATTTTGCAGGCATTAAAAAATTGATCGAGGATTTAGAAATTGCATGCCCCTTATCAGGATCGAGGAACTGGACCGAGGTTCGACAATTTAACCTGATGTTTTCTACCCAAATAGGCTCATTAAGTGAAGAAGCCAATCAAATTTATTTACGTCCGGAAACTGCACAAGGCATATTTGTGAATTATCTGAACGTTCAAAAAACCGGACGGATGAAAATCCCATTTGGAATTGCCCAAATAGGTAAAGCTTTTAGAAATGAAATTGTTGCCCGTCAGTTCATTTTCCGTATGCGCGAATTTGAACAAATGGAAATGCAATTTTTTGTAAAACCAGGTGAAGAAATGAAATGGTACGAATACTGGAAGGAAGCAAGGATGAAATGGCATCTTTCATTAGGTATCCCTGCCGAAAACTATCGTTTTCACAATCATGAAAAACTGGCACATTATGCCAATGCTGCTGCCGATATCGAATTCAATTTTCCTTTTGGATTTAAAGAGTTGGAAGGGATTCATTCGAGAACCGATTTCGATTTGGGGGCCCATCAGGAATTTTCGGGTAAAAAACTACAGTATTTTGATCCAGAATTAAATGAAAGTTATGTTCCTTATGTAGTTGAAACCTCGATAGGTCTTGACCGAACTTTTTTGGCCATTTTAAGTCATGCTTATACTGAGGAAAAATTGGAAGACGGATCGGAGAGGGTTGTTATGAAAATACCCCCGGTTTTAGCCCCGATCAAAGCTGCTATATTGCCTTTAATGAAAAAAGATGGTTTGCCCGAAAAAGCGCGTGAAATCATGGATACCTTAAAGTTTGATTATATGTGTCAGTATGAGGAAAAAGATGCCATAGGACGTCGCTACCGTCGTTATGATGCCATCGGAACGCCTTATTGTATTACGATCGATCATCAAACTTTGGTGGATCAAACGGTAACCATTCGTGAACGGGATAGTATGAAGCAGGAACGAATTCCAATTGAAAATATATCGGGGATTATTGCAGAAAAGTTAAGAAATTAA
- the pth gene encoding aminoacyl-tRNA hydrolase: protein MKYLITGLGNIGDEYQNTRHNIGFIVLDALAQEAGVKFEPGRLASIAKMKYRGRVLILAKPATYMNLSGKAVKYWLTQENIPIENSLSILDDIALPVGGLRLKSKGGDGSHNGLTSIIEHLGTTEFPRLRVGIGNDFAQGFQSDYVLGRWTKTEEDILIPRIKVATDIIKSFVSIGIGLTMTKYNKK from the coding sequence ATGAAATATTTAATTACAGGATTAGGAAATATTGGTGATGAGTATCAAAATACCCGTCATAATATTGGATTTATAGTATTGGATGCTTTAGCTCAGGAGGCTGGTGTTAAATTTGAACCCGGACGACTCGCTTCTATTGCAAAGATGAAATATAGGGGAAGAGTACTTATTTTGGCGAAACCTGCAACTTATATGAACTTAAGCGGTAAAGCAGTTAAATATTGGTTAACACAAGAGAACATTCCAATTGAGAATTCGCTAAGCATTTTAGATGATATAGCACTCCCGGTTGGAGGTTTACGATTAAAAAGCAAAGGTGGCGACGGAAGCCACAACGGATTAACGAGTATTATTGAACATTTGGGAACTACTGAATTTCCTAGGCTCCGAGTTGGCATTGGTAATGACTTTGCTCAAGGCTTTCAATCTGATTATGTACTTGGAAGATGGACCAAAACCGAAGAGGATATCCTTATCCCACGTATCAAAGTTGCAACTGATATTATTAAAAGTTTTGTAAGTATTGGAATTGGCCTTACGATGACAAAATATAATAAAAAATAA
- a CDS encoding 50S ribosomal protein L25/general stress protein Ctc — translation MKTVSLSGSLRESVGKKDAKKHRKEGKVPCVIYGGKEQIQFFTDETNFKGIIFTPHVYIVEITIGDKNYTAVLQDIQYHPVHDNILHADFLEIQPGKQVTIAVPVALEGTAPGVITGGKLVKKIRKIKIKALLEDLPDQLVIDISKLKIGDSILVSDVKNDKITFLDNPNSIIVGVFAARAAAVAEAADEEESTEESKSTEGKSEE, via the coding sequence ATGAAAACAGTATCATTGAGCGGTTCTCTAAGAGAGAGCGTAGGGAAAAAAGATGCTAAAAAACACAGAAAAGAAGGAAAAGTTCCCTGTGTTATTTATGGCGGAAAAGAACAAATTCAGTTCTTTACTGATGAAACAAACTTTAAAGGAATCATCTTTACACCACATGTTTATATCGTTGAAATAACGATTGGTGATAAAAATTACACCGCAGTTCTTCAGGATATACAATATCATCCTGTACATGATAATATTTTACATGCCGATTTCTTGGAAATTCAACCTGGCAAACAAGTAACTATTGCTGTTCCGGTTGCTTTAGAAGGTACTGCACCCGGTGTAATTACCGGAGGGAAACTTGTGAAGAAAATTAGGAAAATTAAGATAAAAGCTTTGCTCGAAGATTTACCAGATCAATTGGTAATTGATATTTCTAAATTAAAAATCGGAGACTCAATACTTGTTTCTGATGTTAAAAACGATAAAATAACTTTCCTTGATAATCCAAATTCGATTATTGTTGGAGTATTTGCCGCCCGTGCTGCAGCTGTTGCTGAAGCTGCTGATGAAGAAGAATCAACTGAAGAAAGCAAATCAACCGAGGGAAAATCAGAAGAATAG
- a CDS encoding ribose-phosphate pyrophosphokinase encodes MSVIFSGRNSKYLSEQIAKSYGTKLGNSSITVFADGEFQPSFEDNIRGLDVYIVQSTQPPMENLFELLLMVDAARRASAKSIVAVIPYFGFARQDRKDKPRVAIGAKLVANLLTAAGVSRIITIDLHADQIQGFFDVPVDHLFASSIFVKYLKSLNLPNLTMASPDTGGTRRAAAYAKILGTDFVICYKTRAKPNEIAKMALIGDVNGKDIVLVDDIIDTAGTITKAAELMMENGASSVRAFCTHPVFSKKAFDRLVNSPFSEIVFTDTIPIKKNHEKFTVLSTADLFAEVIKRLENKESISSLFKF; translated from the coding sequence ATGAGTGTTATATTCTCAGGAAGAAATTCAAAATACCTAAGCGAACAAATAGCAAAAAGTTACGGAACAAAACTCGGAAACTCTTCTATAACTGTTTTTGCAGACGGCGAATTTCAGCCTTCCTTCGAAGACAACATTAGGGGTTTAGACGTATATATTGTTCAGTCTACTCAGCCTCCGATGGAAAATCTTTTTGAATTATTATTGATGGTTGATGCAGCCCGAAGAGCTTCTGCCAAAAGTATAGTAGCCGTAATTCCTTATTTTGGTTTTGCCCGACAAGATCGAAAAGATAAACCGCGTGTAGCAATTGGAGCTAAATTGGTTGCCAATTTATTAACTGCTGCCGGTGTTAGTCGTATAATTACCATCGATTTACATGCAGATCAAATTCAAGGATTTTTTGATGTTCCGGTTGATCATTTATTTGCCTCAAGCATTTTTGTTAAGTATTTGAAAAGTTTGAATTTGCCCAATCTTACTATGGCTTCTCCTGATACAGGCGGAACCAGAAGGGCAGCCGCTTATGCAAAAATTTTAGGGACAGATTTTGTGATTTGTTATAAAACAAGAGCAAAACCAAATGAAATTGCAAAGATGGCTTTGATTGGAGATGTTAATGGAAAAGATATCGTTTTAGTTGATGATATAATTGATACAGCAGGCACCATAACCAAGGCAGCCGAATTAATGATGGAAAATGGTGCTTCAAGTGTACGCGCGTTTTGTACACACCCGGTTTTCTCAAAAAAAGCGTTTGACAGATTGGTAAACTCTCCGTTCAGCGAGATTGTATTTACCGATACCATACCGATTAAGAAAAACCACGAAAAATTTACGGTGCTTTCGACCGCCGATCTTTTTGCAGAAGTAATTAAACGACTGGAGAATAAAGAGTCGATAAGTTCATTATTCAAATTCTAA